In one Pseudomonas sp. Bout1 genomic region, the following are encoded:
- a CDS encoding DUF2333 family protein: protein MLDWKNRAGSAKGPAPETKSAPRSYFRNLLMSRALLSLIALYLLVTGALGWYWSEEPALFPVQQNAQIAAEKEGKQMVVGFTTVETLKTVVGTLLNKPGGYISNDRFPPGLWMDNMPSWEYGVLVQVRDLTRALRKDFARSQSQSAEDADLAKAEPRFNFDNKSWVLPSSESEYQEGINSLSRYEARLSDPNQRGALFYARADNLNNWLGDVATRLGSLSQRLSASVGRVKLNTALKTEALAPGEVPQVDEEVVETPWMQIDNVFYEARGQAWALSHLLRAIEVDFADVLAKKNATVSVRQIIRELEASQEPVWSPMILNGSGFGILANHSLVMANYISRANAAVIDLRQLLNQG from the coding sequence ATGCTGGACTGGAAAAACCGCGCAGGCAGTGCAAAGGGCCCGGCCCCCGAGACCAAGTCGGCCCCCCGCAGCTATTTCCGTAACCTGCTGATGAGCCGTGCGTTGCTCTCGCTGATTGCGTTGTACCTGTTGGTCACCGGTGCCCTGGGTTGGTACTGGAGCGAAGAGCCCGCGTTGTTCCCGGTTCAGCAGAACGCGCAAATTGCCGCCGAGAAGGAAGGCAAGCAGATGGTGGTGGGCTTCACCACCGTCGAAACCCTCAAGACCGTGGTCGGCACCCTGCTGAACAAACCGGGCGGCTATATTTCCAACGACCGGTTCCCGCCGGGCCTGTGGATGGACAACATGCCGAGCTGGGAATACGGCGTGCTGGTACAGGTGCGTGACCTGACCCGTGCCCTGCGCAAGGATTTCGCCCGTTCCCAGTCGCAGTCGGCGGAAGACGCGGATCTTGCCAAGGCCGAGCCGCGCTTCAACTTCGACAACAAGAGCTGGGTGCTGCCGTCCAGCGAGTCGGAATACCAGGAAGGCATCAACTCCCTGAGCCGTTACGAAGCACGGTTGTCTGACCCGAATCAGCGCGGCGCGCTGTTCTATGCGCGTGCCGACAACCTGAACAACTGGCTGGGTGATGTGGCGACCCGCCTGGGTTCGCTGTCGCAACGGCTGTCGGCCAGTGTAGGCCGGGTCAAGCTCAACACCGCGTTGAAAACCGAAGCGCTGGCGCCGGGTGAAGTGCCGCAGGTCGACGAAGAAGTGGTGGAAACCCCATGGATGCAGATCGACAACGTGTTCTACGAAGCCCGCGGCCAGGCCTGGGCGCTGTCGCACCTGCTGCGCGCCATTGAAGTCGACTTCGCCGACGTGCTGGCTAAAAAGAACGCCACCGTGAGCGTGCGCCAGATCATTCGTGAGCTGGAAGCCTCGCAGGAGCCGGTGTGGAGCCCGATGATCCTTAATGGCAGTGGTTTTGGCATATTGGCCAACCATTCGCTGGTCATGGCCAACTATATTTCCAGGGCCAACGCTGCAGTGATCGACCTGCGTCAGCTCCTGAACCAGGGTTGA
- a CDS encoding NUDIX hydrolase, with protein MDASTREAAHRAASDAELIAWVDEQDNLLGSLVRSDLRGRGLIGRCTFIFLFNSAGELCVHRRTLSKAMYPGFWDTAAGGMVAAHETYAESAARELEEELGVSGVELTAHDHFYFEDGDSRLWCTSFSAVWDGPLHIQPEEVMEARFVPLATVLQEAEQKPYCPDAQEGLRRYLALRR; from the coding sequence ATGGATGCTTCCACCCGGGAGGCTGCGCACCGTGCCGCCTCCGACGCTGAATTGATTGCCTGGGTCGACGAGCAGGACAACCTGCTCGGCAGCCTGGTGCGTTCCGATTTGCGCGGGCGCGGGCTGATCGGGCGCTGCACCTTTATTTTCCTGTTCAACTCTGCCGGTGAACTGTGCGTGCACCGGCGCACCCTGAGCAAAGCCATGTACCCGGGATTCTGGGACACGGCGGCGGGCGGGATGGTGGCGGCCCACGAGACCTACGCCGAGTCGGCGGCCCGGGAGCTGGAGGAGGAATTGGGGGTGAGTGGCGTCGAACTGACGGCCCACGATCATTTCTACTTCGAAGACGGTGACAGCCGGCTTTGGTGCACCTCGTTCTCGGCCGTGTGGGACGGGCCGCTGCACATCCAGCCGGAAGAAGTCATGGAGGCGCGCTTTGTGCCACTGGCAACCGTGTTGCAGGAAGCCGAGCAAAAGCCCTATTGCCCGGATGCGCAGGAAGGGTTGCGTCGTTATTTGGCCCTGCGTCGCTAA
- a CDS encoding translation initiation factor Sui1 translates to MAKKAASFAALGGLVFSTDAGRHCPDCRQPVDACTCKTTLIPEGDGIARVRRESKGRGGKTVTTITGVPLAEDALKELATTLKKRCGTGGALKDGIIEIQGDHVELLLAELIKLGYKAKKSGG, encoded by the coding sequence GTGGCCAAAAAAGCCGCATCCTTCGCCGCCCTTGGTGGCCTGGTATTTTCCACCGACGCAGGTCGACATTGCCCGGACTGTCGCCAGCCCGTGGATGCCTGTACCTGCAAAACAACCCTGATTCCCGAAGGCGATGGTATTGCCCGCGTACGTCGCGAGAGCAAGGGCCGTGGCGGCAAGACGGTGACCACCATCACCGGTGTGCCCCTGGCTGAAGACGCCCTGAAGGAGTTGGCCACCACGCTGAAAAAGCGTTGTGGCACCGGTGGTGCCTTGAAAGACGGCATCATCGAGATCCAGGGCGACCACGTCGAGTTGCTGTTGGCCGAGCTGATCAAGCTGGGTTACAAGGCGAAGAAATCCGGCGGCTAG
- the speA gene encoding arginine decarboxylase, which translates to MSVRRTRKDDGSQWTVADSRSVYGIRHWGAGYFAINDAGRVEVRPNGPNSTPVDLYEQVDELRKSGLSLPLLVRFPDILQDRVRQLTGAFDANIERLEYQSKYTALYPIKVNQQEAVIENIIATQDVSIGLEAGSKPELLAVLALAPKGGTIVCNGYKDREFIRLALMGQKLGHNVFIVIEKESEVGLVIEEAANLKVKPQVGLRVRLSSLASSKWADTGGEKSKFGLSAAQLLSVVERFRAAGLDQGIRLLHFHMGSQIANLADYQHGFKEAIRYYGELRNLGLPVDHIDVGGGLGVDYDGTHSRNASSINYDMDDYAGVVVGMLKEFCDAQSLPHPNIFSESGRSLTAHHAMLVVQVTDVEKHNDDVPEIENKESLPETVQWLVDLLGPTDIEMVTETYWRATHYMSDVATQYADGKLTLAEKALAEQCYFAVCRRLHNSLKARQRSHRQVLDELNDKLADKYICNFSVFQSLPDTWAIGQVLPILPLHRLDEEPLRRAVLQDLTCDSDGKIKQYVDEQSIETSLPVHAVNEGEDYLLGIFLVGAYQEILGDMHNLFGDTDSVNIYQREDGSVYSAGIETHDTIEDMLRYVHLSPEELMTHYRDKCASAKITAAERTQFLDALRLGLTRSSYLSS; encoded by the coding sequence ATGTCCGTACGACGCACACGCAAAGACGATGGCAGCCAATGGACAGTTGCGGACAGCCGCAGTGTTTACGGGATTCGCCATTGGGGGGCCGGGTATTTCGCGATCAATGATGCCGGTCGCGTTGAAGTCCGTCCGAACGGCCCGAACAGCACGCCCGTCGACCTGTACGAGCAAGTGGACGAGCTGCGCAAAAGCGGCCTGTCCTTGCCGTTGCTGGTGCGCTTCCCCGACATCCTGCAAGACCGCGTGCGCCAATTGACCGGTGCCTTCGACGCGAACATCGAGCGCCTGGAATACCAGAGCAAATACACCGCGTTGTACCCGATCAAGGTGAACCAGCAGGAAGCGGTGATCGAAAACATCATCGCCACCCAGGACGTGTCCATCGGCCTGGAAGCCGGCTCCAAGCCCGAGCTGCTGGCCGTGCTGGCCCTGGCCCCGAAAGGCGGCACCATCGTCTGCAACGGTTACAAAGACCGTGAGTTCATCCGCCTCGCGCTGATGGGCCAGAAGCTGGGCCACAACGTCTTCATCGTGATCGAGAAAGAATCCGAAGTGGGCCTGGTGATCGAAGAGGCCGCCAACCTCAAGGTCAAGCCTCAGGTGGGCCTGCGGGTGCGCCTGTCGTCCCTGGCGTCGAGCAAGTGGGCAGACACCGGCGGCGAAAAATCCAAGTTCGGCTTGTCGGCGGCGCAACTGCTGTCGGTGGTCGAGCGCTTCCGCGCGGCGGGCCTGGACCAGGGCATCCGCCTGCTGCACTTTCACATGGGCTCGCAAATCGCCAACCTGGCCGACTATCAGCATGGGTTCAAGGAAGCCATTCGTTACTACGGCGAACTGCGCAACCTCGGCCTGCCAGTCGACCACATCGACGTCGGCGGCGGCCTGGGCGTGGACTACGACGGTACCCACTCGCGTAACGCCAGCTCCATCAACTACGACATGGACGACTACGCCGGCGTGGTCGTGGGCATGCTCAAGGAATTCTGCGACGCGCAGAGCCTGCCGCACCCGAACATCTTCTCCGAAAGCGGCCGTTCGCTGACCGCGCATCACGCCATGCTGGTGGTGCAAGTGACCGACGTCGAGAAGCACAACGACGACGTGCCGGAAATCGAGAACAAGGAAAGCCTGCCGGAAACCGTGCAATGGCTGGTGGACCTGCTGGGCCCGACCGACATTGAAATGGTCACCGAAACCTACTGGCGCGCCACTCACTACATGAGCGACGTGGCTACCCAGTACGCCGACGGCAAGCTGACCCTGGCCGAAAAAGCCCTGGCCGAACAGTGCTACTTCGCCGTGTGCCGCCGCCTGCATAACTCGTTGAAAGCCCGCCAGCGCTCGCATCGCCAGGTGCTGGACGAACTCAACGACAAGCTGGCCGACAAGTACATCTGCAACTTCTCGGTGTTCCAGAGCCTGCCGGACACCTGGGCCATCGGCCAGGTGCTGCCGATCCTGCCGTTGCACCGCCTCGACGAAGAGCCGCTGCGCCGTGCCGTGCTGCAGGATTTGACGTGCGACTCCGACGGCAAGATCAAGCAGTACGTCGACGAGCAAAGCATCGAGACCAGCTTGCCGGTGCACGCGGTGAACGAAGGTGAGGACTACCTGCTGGGGATCTTCCTGGTGGGCGCCTACCAGGAAATCCTGGGCGACATGCACAACCTGTTCGGTGACACCGATTCGGTGAACATCTACCAGCGTGAAGACGGTTCGGTGTACAGCGCCGGCATTGAGACCCACGACACCATCGAAGACATGCTGCGCTACGTGCACTTGTCGCCGGAGGAGTTGATGACTCACTACCGTGACAAGTGCGCCAGCGCGAAGATCACGGCGGCGGAGCGGACTCAGTTCCTGGACGCGTTGCGTCTTGGGTTGACGCGTTCGTCGTACCTGTCCTCCTGA
- a CDS encoding alpha/beta hydrolase: MSSKLLQVITLAMAALLAACSPINVLNALTPSSTFTKTSSIAYGDDPRQTLDIYRPVTALPNAPVVVFFYGGSWNSGSKNDYGFVGEALASRGIVVVIADYRLYPQVRYPLFLQDGAQAVAWAYQHSAEYGGDPRTLYVMGHSSGAYNAAMLALDPQWLAGVGLSPSIFKGWIGLAGPYDFLPIENRDVRPVFFYPDSPPDSQPINHVSQSAPPSLLIASVDDNLVNPKRNTGGLANKLRAAGVPVEEFYFTKTSHATLVASMSRPLRWLAPVLDRVTAFIKFTPGQ; this comes from the coding sequence ATGTCGAGTAAACTCCTGCAAGTGATCACCCTGGCAATGGCCGCGCTGCTCGCAGCCTGCTCCCCCATCAACGTGCTCAACGCACTCACACCCTCCAGCACCTTCACCAAGACATCCTCCATTGCCTACGGTGATGACCCCCGCCAGACACTCGATATCTACCGCCCCGTCACCGCTTTGCCCAATGCGCCGGTGGTGGTGTTTTTCTATGGCGGCAGCTGGAACAGCGGCTCGAAGAATGACTACGGTTTTGTCGGCGAAGCCCTGGCCTCACGCGGCATCGTGGTGGTGATTGCCGACTACCGGCTTTACCCGCAAGTGCGTTACCCGCTGTTTCTACAGGACGGCGCGCAAGCGGTCGCCTGGGCGTATCAGCACAGTGCCGAGTACGGTGGCGATCCCCGCACGCTGTATGTGATGGGCCACAGCTCCGGCGCCTACAACGCGGCGATGCTGGCGCTGGACCCACAGTGGCTGGCTGGGGTTGGTCTGTCGCCGTCAATCTTCAAAGGCTGGATCGGCCTCGCCGGGCCGTATGACTTCCTGCCGATTGAAAACCGCGATGTGCGCCCGGTGTTCTTCTATCCGGATTCGCCGCCCGATTCCCAACCCATCAACCACGTCAGCCAAAGCGCGCCGCCGAGCCTGTTGATTGCCTCGGTGGACGACAACCTGGTCAACCCCAAGCGCAATACCGGCGGCTTGGCGAATAAGCTGCGGGCAGCGGGTGTGCCGGTGGAGGAGTTCTACTTCACCAAAACCAGCCACGCCACATTGGTGGCGTCCATGTCCCGGCCGCTGCGCTGGCTGGCGCCAGTGTTGGACCGGGTCACGGCGTTTATCAAGTTCACGCCGGGCCAGTAA
- a CDS encoding MATE family efflux transporter: protein MTSLLTDWRDRPTHRRVWALAAPMILSNISVPLVALVDSMVIGHLPHAHQLGAVAVGASLYTFLAWAMGFLRMGSTGFAAQAAGRGDGAALRQILLQGLLLALGLGMLLGSIGIPLSGLVLDWMQPSPELNQLTREFFHTRLFGLPAALASYALVGWFLGTQNARAPLAILLTTNLVNIALNLWFVLGLDWGVVGSARASVIAEWTGALLGLALTQKALRAYPGHIAWAALKLWQSWRPLLAVNRDIFIRSLALQSVFFMITVQGARLGDATVAANALLLNGLLLTAHALDGLAHAVEALCGHAIGAHDRQALRRSLVVACGWSLLASIGFAILFAVFGHLFIAMQTDIPSVRETADIYLPYLAVLPLIAVWSYLLDGLFIGATRAREMRNGMLLTVVILLPFAWLLQGLGNHGLWITFLLFMALRSLTLWAIAWRLNKQDRWLTGPA from the coding sequence ATGACTTCCCTGCTAACCGACTGGCGCGACCGCCCCACCCACCGCCGCGTGTGGGCGCTGGCTGCGCCGATGATCCTGTCGAACATCTCCGTGCCGCTGGTAGCGCTGGTAGACAGCATGGTCATCGGCCATCTGCCCCACGCCCACCAGCTGGGCGCCGTGGCCGTGGGCGCCAGCCTTTACACCTTCCTCGCCTGGGCCATGGGCTTCCTGCGCATGGGCTCCACCGGCTTCGCCGCCCAGGCTGCCGGGCGCGGTGACGGCGCGGCGCTGAGGCAGATTTTGTTGCAAGGGCTGTTACTGGCGCTGGGCCTGGGGATGTTGCTCGGCAGCATCGGTATTCCGTTAAGCGGCCTGGTACTGGACTGGATGCAGCCCTCGCCCGAGCTGAACCAACTGACCCGCGAATTTTTCCACACCCGCCTCTTCGGCCTGCCCGCCGCCCTGGCCAGCTACGCGCTGGTGGGCTGGTTCCTCGGCACCCAGAACGCCCGCGCACCACTGGCGATTCTGCTCACCACCAACCTCGTGAATATCGCCCTCAACCTGTGGTTCGTCCTGGGTTTGGACTGGGGCGTAGTCGGCTCGGCCCGCGCCTCGGTAATCGCCGAATGGACCGGTGCCCTCCTTGGCCTCGCCCTCACCCAAAAAGCCTTGCGCGCCTACCCCGGCCATATCGCCTGGGCCGCACTCAAGCTGTGGCAAAGCTGGCGCCCGCTGCTGGCGGTGAACCGCGACATTTTTATCCGCAGCCTGGCCCTGCAATCAGTGTTTTTCATGATCACCGTGCAAGGTGCTCGCTTGGGTGATGCGACGGTGGCGGCCAATGCGCTGCTGCTGAACGGATTACTGCTCACAGCTCATGCCCTGGACGGACTGGCCCATGCCGTGGAAGCCTTGTGCGGCCACGCCATCGGCGCCCACGACCGCCAGGCCTTGCGCCGATCACTGGTGGTGGCCTGTGGTTGGTCGCTGCTGGCCAGCATCGGTTTCGCGATCCTGTTCGCCGTGTTCGGCCACCTGTTCATCGCCATGCAAACCGATATCCCAAGCGTGCGCGAAACCGCCGACATCTACCTGCCCTATCTCGCCGTGCTGCCGTTGATCGCGGTGTGGAGCTACCTGCTGGACGGCCTGTTCATCGGCGCCACCCGCGCCCGGGAAATGCGCAACGGCATGCTGCTGACGGTGGTCATTTTGCTGCCGTTCGCCTGGCTGTTGCAGGGCCTGGGCAACCACGGGCTGTGGATAACCTTCCTGCTGTTCATGGCCTTGCGCAGCCTCACGCTGTGGGCGATTGCCTGGCGCCTGAACAAACAGGACCGCTGGCTTACTGGCCCGGCGTGA
- a CDS encoding S-type pyocin domain-containing protein — protein MRRYNITDGAKTTAHGVVKAGLDGAEIEGKLIAREGDRVACPTCKSLGVIECIGPRLVQTWEGRQTALDGDLCRCKCSPPPTLIANQSLMYQSLEPAPQPRVAPRSMPPVDSLAPSSFVTPAMTSPPASVCVFAKSCISVPVGSTAAGETPERAANFGAVALMGSTGTGGVVGRVAGTLGADLGAWAVRGLTGAAAGASSALNVVVLAFWPRDIGDSTMYSPEHLANMRVASTRVRFQFRLDEAGDMRVYGLHTRPGSGADRVPVTQARWSADKSAMVAVLDGISITWTPNNGPVVNAPTPYPGTPERLDNLLVHPIPVGQETGITHYPGRDAEDVTWQDTIITFPVDSGVPPLYLVFAKPAVKPLEVGIYGDLRSRSQRDGLDIDHIPSQKVLELSLKEAFPGITDQEIQNYLKQAPAIAIPARVHQKYSETYGGRNTKARQLQDVADLRMAADRNFDAIKRGLLEEGFAEDIIEAAREQLHKLNQEQGWY, from the coding sequence GTGAGGCGCTACAACATCACCGACGGGGCGAAAACCACGGCACACGGGGTGGTGAAGGCCGGCCTTGATGGTGCAGAAATCGAAGGGAAGCTGATTGCCCGGGAAGGTGACAGAGTTGCCTGCCCAACCTGCAAAAGCCTGGGCGTTATCGAATGTATCGGTCCTCGTCTGGTTCAAACGTGGGAAGGGCGCCAAACGGCTCTGGACGGCGATCTGTGCCGGTGTAAATGCAGCCCCCCGCCCACGTTGATCGCCAATCAAAGCCTGATGTACCAGAGCCTTGAGCCGGCCCCGCAGCCCCGTGTTGCACCACGAAGCATGCCGCCTGTTGACAGCCTGGCGCCTTCCAGCTTCGTCACACCGGCTATGACGAGTCCACCGGCAAGCGTCTGCGTATTCGCCAAGTCCTGCATTTCAGTCCCGGTCGGTTCGACAGCCGCAGGAGAGACTCCTGAACGTGCAGCCAATTTTGGCGCTGTCGCACTGATGGGCTCGACGGGTACGGGTGGCGTTGTTGGGCGTGTGGCGGGAACGCTGGGTGCTGATCTTGGTGCCTGGGCTGTTCGCGGACTTACTGGGGCCGCTGCCGGAGCCAGCTCGGCGTTGAATGTCGTGGTGTTGGCTTTTTGGCCACGGGATATCGGGGATTCAACGATGTACAGCCCGGAGCACTTGGCAAACATGAGGGTTGCCAGCACTCGGGTGCGCTTCCAGTTTCGTCTAGATGAGGCTGGAGACATGCGGGTTTACGGCCTGCATACAAGGCCGGGCAGTGGCGCCGATCGTGTGCCGGTAACACAGGCCAGATGGAGCGCCGACAAGAGCGCGATGGTGGCTGTGTTGGACGGTATTTCCATCACCTGGACGCCGAACAACGGCCCGGTGGTGAATGCGCCAACGCCTTATCCCGGTACGCCCGAAAGGTTGGATAACCTGCTGGTGCATCCGATTCCGGTGGGGCAGGAGACGGGGATTACGCACTATCCGGGACGGGATGCTGAGGACGTTACCTGGCAGGATACGATCATCACGTTCCCCGTCGACTCTGGTGTGCCGCCGTTGTATTTGGTGTTTGCCAAGCCGGCGGTGAAGCCGTTGGAAGTAGGCATTTACGGTGACCTCCGATCACGAAGCCAACGAGACGGGCTGGATATTGACCACATACCTTCACAGAAAGTGCTTGAACTCAGTTTGAAGGAGGCCTTCCCCGGAATCACCGATCAGGAAATTCAAAACTATCTGAAACAGGCTCCCGCTATTGCAATTCCCGCCCGCGTCCACCAGAAGTACAGTGAGACTTATGGCGGACGAAACACCAAGGCCAGACAACTGCAGGATGTTGCAGATCTGCGTATGGCAGCAGACAGGAATTTTGACGCAATCAAGCGTGGGTTGCTGGAGGAGGGTTTCGCCGAAGACATTATCGAAGCTGCCCGGGAACAATTGCACAAACTCAATCAGGAACAGGGGTGGTATTGA
- a CDS encoding DUF6392 family protein, which produces MDAKTITHWVKNLGRHYEILVAEGAIPDAPLSELYTGRDWLTLTPGKGLELLFRAQTKRLETLNIVLLPTMEGMTSYEGELPVPFLSVINQSSVRAAFGPPMASKGFTRLPLNTAIGGWDAYLLDPGTAPNTKLILTYADTLQVKTLTFTLVDRGDD; this is translated from the coding sequence ATGGACGCCAAAACCATTACACATTGGGTGAAGAATCTTGGTCGCCACTACGAGATCTTAGTGGCTGAAGGAGCGATACCCGACGCCCCCTTAAGTGAACTCTACACCGGGCGAGATTGGCTAACCCTTACACCGGGAAAGGGGCTTGAGCTACTTTTTCGGGCGCAGACCAAGCGCTTGGAAACGCTCAATATCGTCTTACTTCCGACGATGGAAGGCATGACATCTTACGAGGGCGAGTTACCGGTGCCCTTTTTGTCTGTGATAAATCAGTCAAGTGTGCGAGCGGCTTTTGGGCCTCCGATGGCTTCGAAGGGCTTCACAAGGCTCCCACTCAACACGGCTATCGGCGGTTGGGATGCCTACCTGCTTGACCCCGGCACTGCCCCTAATACCAAACTGATACTTACTTATGCAGACACCCTGCAGGTGAAAACACTGACGTTTACCTTGGTCGACAGGGGGGATGACTGA
- a CDS encoding DUF6124 family protein produces MNKLVPDPPSDILNDRAAFNRALEHYLPSQGFHTINEDLSFEDSLLYTASLLNSASATALDCGELLDSPQRAKILAVWHLLEIAKTTVDRSIECLHPRKT; encoded by the coding sequence ATGAATAAACTGGTCCCCGATCCACCCAGCGACATCCTCAACGACCGCGCCGCCTTCAATCGCGCCCTCGAACACTACCTGCCGTCTCAGGGCTTCCACACCATCAACGAAGACCTGAGCTTCGAAGATTCCCTGCTGTACACCGCCAGCCTGCTGAACAGCGCCTCGGCGACTGCGCTTGACTGTGGCGAGCTGCTGGATAGCCCGCAGCGAGCGAAGATTTTGGCCGTGTGGCACTTACTGGAAATTGCCAAGACCACCGTCGACCGCTCCATCGAATGCCTGCACCCGCGTAAGACTTAA
- a CDS encoding MazG-like family protein, giving the protein MNLEHLTERLHRIRDTNDWKQFHSPKNLAMAASVEMAELVEIFQWLSEDQSRQLPADKLAHAGQEVGDIVLYLLLLCSELGLDMDQVVQAKLADSERRFAK; this is encoded by the coding sequence ATGAATCTCGAACACCTCACCGAACGCTTGCACCGCATCCGCGATACCAACGACTGGAAGCAATTTCACAGCCCCAAGAACCTGGCGATGGCCGCCAGCGTTGAAATGGCCGAGCTGGTGGAGATATTCCAGTGGTTGAGCGAAGACCAGTCGCGCCAGTTGCCCGCCGACAAACTCGCCCATGCAGGCCAGGAAGTGGGTGACATCGTGTTGTATCTGCTGCTGTTGTGCAGTGAGTTGGGGTTAGACATGGATCAAGTGGTACAGGCCAAGCTGGCCGACAGCGAGCGGCGGTTTGCCAAATGA
- a CDS encoding methyltransferase domain-containing protein: MSDRHFDQLATRFAEKIYGGAKGAIRLAVLQADLIEALPDRPLRVLDIGAGLGHMSLWLAERGHDVTLAEPAEPMLEGARQRFADGGQTATFIQAPWQDLLGQLTEPYDLVLCHAVLEWLAEPHAILPVLHQLTAPGGWLSLAFYNRDALIYRNLLKGHFRKMRKNDMAGEKQSLTPQQPLDPRELATQLEGLWQVETQSGVRVFHDYMPVEFQARAELQDVLEMELAHRRHPSFAGLGRYLHWICRPV; this comes from the coding sequence ATGAGCGACCGTCATTTCGACCAGTTGGCCACCCGCTTCGCCGAGAAGATCTACGGCGGTGCCAAGGGCGCAATTCGCCTGGCGGTGCTCCAGGCTGATTTGATCGAGGCGTTGCCGGATCGCCCGCTGCGGGTGCTGGATATCGGCGCGGGGCTGGGGCACATGTCGCTATGGCTGGCCGAGCGCGGCCACGACGTGACGCTGGCCGAACCCGCCGAGCCGATGCTCGAAGGCGCCCGCCAGCGTTTCGCCGACGGCGGGCAGACGGCAACCTTCATTCAAGCGCCCTGGCAGGACTTGCTCGGCCAACTCACCGAACCCTACGACCTGGTGTTGTGCCACGCCGTGCTGGAATGGCTGGCCGAACCCCACGCGATCCTGCCGGTGCTGCACCAATTGACCGCGCCCGGTGGCTGGTTGTCCTTGGCGTTCTACAATCGCGATGCCTTGATTTACCGCAACCTGCTCAAAGGCCACTTTCGCAAAATGCGCAAGAACGACATGGCCGGCGAGAAGCAGAGCCTCACGCCGCAACAACCCCTGGACCCACGGGAGTTGGCGACGCAACTAGAAGGCCTGTGGCAGGTCGAAACCCAGAGTGGCGTGCGGGTGTTTCACGACTATATGCCGGTGGAATTCCAGGCCCGCGCCGAGTTGCAGGATGTGTTGGAGATGGAGCTCGCTCACCGTCGTCACCCAAGCTTTGCCGGACTTGGGCGTTATTTGCACTGGATTTGCCGTCCGGTTTAA
- a CDS encoding DUF4136 domain-containing protein, translating into MKRCLGLILLGLGLAGCQSNNPYVAASAPMPPAPTQAANTFDASAYPAPVRDYGAYRSWAWLNNQLPAGSAWADSAQIAEAVSGALDQRGLRPLHDNRAPDLFVSADVRLEKRLRQVQDDYGYGYGGGYNRYGNGYGMYNSVPVVRTYEVTVAVARISLFDARTRQPVWSTSAETASQGSLSERADALREAMQKAMTAYPPS; encoded by the coding sequence ATGAAGCGCTGTCTTGGACTGATCCTGCTGGGCCTGGGCCTGGCGGGTTGCCAGAGCAACAACCCGTATGTGGCGGCGTCTGCCCCGATGCCGCCGGCGCCTACACAGGCGGCCAACACCTTTGATGCCAGCGCCTACCCGGCGCCGGTGCGCGACTACGGCGCCTACCGCAGTTGGGCCTGGCTTAACAACCAACTGCCGGCGGGCTCGGCCTGGGCCGATTCGGCGCAGATTGCCGAGGCGGTCAGCGGCGCCCTCGACCAGCGCGGCCTGCGCCCCCTGCACGATAACCGCGCCCCCGACCTGTTTGTGAGCGCCGACGTGCGCCTGGAAAAACGCCTGCGCCAGGTCCAGGACGACTATGGCTACGGTTATGGCGGTGGGTATAACCGCTATGGCAACGGTTACGGCATGTACAACAGTGTGCCGGTGGTACGCACCTATGAGGTGACGGTGGCCGTGGCGCGCATCAGCCTGTTCGACGCCCGCACCCGCCAGCCGGTATGGAGCACCAGCGCCGAAACCGCAAGCCAGGGCAGCCTCAGCGAACGTGCCGATGCCTTGCGGGAAGCGATGCAGAAAGCAATGACCGCCTACCCACCCAGTTAG
- a CDS encoding DUF4136 domain-containing protein, with protein sequence MLRRIAALAVVVLLGGCQSSQVNHDFDASRDFGAYRSWGWKEPALQYRPDDPRIKSDLTEQRIRQAVGEQLDQRGLRPAAPGTKADLNVQAYLIVEDRQQQVTTNYGGAWGGPWNGYWGAPMYNETRNITYKVATIQIDLLDGKDGKLVWRGSDEQMLASSPEPQDRSAAIRATVTKVLSNYPPH encoded by the coding sequence ATGCTTCGTCGTATCGCTGCACTTGCTGTTGTTGTGTTGCTGGGCGGCTGCCAGAGCAGCCAGGTCAACCATGATTTCGACGCCAGCCGGGACTTCGGTGCCTACCGTAGTTGGGGCTGGAAAGAACCGGCGTTGCAGTACCGCCCGGATGACCCGCGGATCAAGAGCGACCTCACCGAACAGCGCATTCGCCAGGCCGTGGGCGAGCAACTCGACCAGCGTGGCCTGCGCCCTGCAGCGCCGGGCACCAAGGCTGACCTGAATGTGCAGGCTTACCTGATCGTCGAAGACCGCCAGCAACAAGTCACCACCAACTATGGCGGCGCCTGGGGCGGCCCGTGGAATGGTTACTGGGGCGCACCGATGTACAACGAAACCCGCAACATCACCTACAAAGTGGCGACCATTCAGATCGACCTGCTGGACGGCAAGGACGGCAAACTGGTGTGGCGCGGCAGCGATGAGCAAATGCTCGCCAGCTCTCCGGAACCGCAGGACCGCAGCGCGGCGATTCGCGCAACAGTCACCAAAGTGCTTTCCAACTACCCGCCGCATTGA